The DNA segment AGAATTACAGTCACCATCAGAGAAGATCAGAGAGATCAGCGGGAATGAATTTAGCCCGCAGATCACACAGATTTACGCAGATTCTTTTTAGAAGCAAAGAATTACGGTCACCACCAGAGAAGATCAGAGAGATCAGCGGGAATGAATTTAGCCCGCAGATCACACAGATTTACGCAGATCTTTTTTAGAAGCAAAGAATTACAGTCACCATCAGAGAAGATCAGAGAGATCAGCGGGAATGAATTTAGCCCGCAGATCACACAGATTTACGCAGATTCTTTTTAGAAGCAAAGAATTACGGTCACCACCAGAGAAGATCAGAGAGATCAGCGGGTAAGAGAAGGTAGTTGGCAAAACCGTAATCAAACAATTCGGAGAGCAAACAACAGATTGGTCAACAACCTGACAACCCGAAACCCGATAACTTTCCTCCCCCACATCCGATACCTAAATTTAATTTTCTATTTTTGTCGGTATAAATCCATCAAACTGAAATACATTGAAGAAGTGTTTTTTTAACTTAATCATTAGCTTTCTATTCATTTTTCCAGTGCAATTGCATGTAACAGCGCAAATCAGCGAAGGCGGTATTCCTCCGGCTTTTCAATATCGCCTGCCACAAACCGGAATACCAGTCATGCAGGTTACCCCTCCCGATGTTGAGCAGCTTCGCGATCAGGATGCATATTACGATAAGCGGGGTGATGCCCTGCGGTTTGCCGAATCCGTCCAGGTAAATATTGACCTGGCCAGGGAGGGATTTTGGGAACGCTTACCTGATGGCGGCAGGCTTTGCCGACTTATCATCGAGTCGAAAGATGCGCAGGCGCTTATTCTTTACTATAGTCGGTTCATTATTCCGGCAGGGGGGAAACTATTTCTTTACAATGCGAATCACAAACAAATTATTGGCGCCTTTACCAGGCGAAACAACCCAACACGCGCAAGTTTCGCCACTGAGATGATGCAGGGAGAAAAGGTTACACTTGAATACTACGAACCATCTGGAATGACGGCAAAACCGGAAGTGGTGATCAATGAGGTTGGATATGTATATCGCACAGCTGAAAACTTCTTCCGGCAGCGTGGTTTTGGTGGTTCCGACACCTGCGAGGTCAATATAAATTGTCCGGAAGGCGAGGAATGGCAAAACCAGAAAAACGGCATTGCACGAATCATTGTAAAAGCAGGCTCCTCCTCTCTTTGGTGCACCGGCTCTCTGGTTAACAATGTACGTTGGGACCTGACGCCATACTTCCTAACCGCTGACCATTGCGGCGCCAATGCGACACCACAGAATTACGACCAGTGGCTTTTCTATTTCCGGTACGAAGGCCCTGACTGCGAAAATCCGACAACCGATACTTTATTCAAAAACTACACGATGACCGGCGCCACAAAACTGGCAGCCAGTGGCGGAGCAGGTTATGCATCAGATTTTAAATTGCTCCGTTTGAACGAGTCGGTTCCGCTGTCTTACGAGCCTTATTTTAATGGCTGGAGTAACGCAGACGTGCCAAGTCCCAACGGTACAACCATCCATCACCCGGAAGGCGATATCAAAAAAATAAGTACTTACACCGACACACTGAAATCAACGAGCTGGGGAGCCCTTCCCAATACCCATTGGAGGGTGGTTTGGACTCCGACAGAAACCAACTGGGGCGTTACTGAAGGGGGATCATCCGGCAGCCCGATTTTCGACGACCAGGGAAGAATTATCGGCCAACTCACCGGAGGCGAGGCCAGTTGCCGTTACACCAACAAGCCTGACTATTACGGTAAATTTTCCTATTCGTGGAATACTGACACAACATCGGATTCTACAAGGCTTAAACCCTGGCTGGACCCGGATAACGTCGGAATTACCGAACTGGATGGCACCACAGTGAGCGTTGAAGAAACTTCCCTTCCGGAAAGAGATCTGCAAATATTCCCAAACCCAACCAGCGGACATGTTTTTATCAATGATAACCGAATGGCAGGAAACCAGGTTCAGATCATGATTTTTGACCTGCCCGGCAAAGAAATTTTTACCAAAAATTATCCTGAACTGGCGTCAAATCAACTCAATCTCGACCTGAGTTTTTTACAA comes from the Bacteroidales bacterium genome and includes:
- a CDS encoding T9SS type A sorting domain-containing protein, encoding MQLHVTAQISEGGIPPAFQYRLPQTGIPVMQVTPPDVEQLRDQDAYYDKRGDALRFAESVQVNIDLAREGFWERLPDGGRLCRLIIESKDAQALILYYSRFIIPAGGKLFLYNANHKQIIGAFTRRNNPTRASFATEMMQGEKVTLEYYEPSGMTAKPEVVINEVGYVYRTAENFFRQRGFGGSDTCEVNINCPEGEEWQNQKNGIARIIVKAGSSSLWCTGSLVNNVRWDLTPYFLTADHCGANATPQNYDQWLFYFRYEGPDCENPTTDTLFKNYTMTGATKLAASGGAGYASDFKLLRLNESVPLSYEPYFNGWSNADVPSPNGTTIHHPEGDIKKISTYTDTLKSTSWGALPNTHWRVVWTPTETNWGVTEGGSSGSPIFDDQGRIIGQLTGGEASCRYTNKPDYYGKFSYSWNTDTTSDSTRLKPWLDPDNVGITELDGTTVSVEETSLPERDLQIFPNPTSGHVFINDNRMAGNQVQIMIFDLPGKEIFTKNYPELASNQLNLDLSFLQNGIYFLTIVVNNEPQTVKLIR